Within Gemmatimonadota bacterium, the genomic segment CCAGTGCGGTGAACCACCATCCGACCTCCTCTAGTGCACGACGGGTAACCACACGGCGGTCGGCTGGGCCTTGGAGCGGAGAATCGTGATTTCCGCCTTCCGGTAGTCCGCCGGCTTGGCAAAGAAGATGTTCGGCACGAAAGTCTGCGGATTGCGGTCATACAACGGGAACAGGGTCGACTGGATCTGCACCATGATCCGATGCCCGGGCTTGAAGACGTGGTTCACGTTGGGCAAGTCGAATCGATAGCGCTGCGCCGTATTGGCCGGGATGGCGGTCGGATTCGAAAAGCTTTCCCGGTACCGGCCCCGGAAAATGTCCATGGAAATTGGCAGCTGATATCCGCCCAGCTGAGGTTGGGCGGGCATTTGGGCCGGGTAGACATCGATCAGCTTGACGACGAAGTCGCCGTCGCTGCCCGTGGTCATCGCGCGGATATCGGCCACCGGAATGCCTTGGACCCGGACCGGCTCGGTCAGCACCGCCGTCTCATACGCCAGCACATCGGGACGGCCGTCCACGAAGCGCTGGTCTTGCACCAGCCATTTGCTCCAGGGGTCATAGGAGGAGCCCAGCGTTTCCGATGTCATGCTGCCAAAGGGATCGCGCACCGGCCGGGGCATGAAGGGGACGGGTTTCGCGGGATCGCTGATGTACGGATCGCCGCCGTCCGAGACGGTGGGCTGCTCGAAGGACAAACTGAAGCCGGTAGTGGTGTATAACGGCGTCATCCCGCCGGCGCAGCCGCGCTCACACACGGTGGGCCAACTCTCAAACCGTTCCCACCGGTCCTCCCCCGTGTTGAACACCGTCACCGGCGCCAGCTTGGCCGGAGGCCCGCCGCGGAGGTGCTCGTCGAAGAAGGGCATCAGGATGTCGCGGCGATATTGGATTGCGGTGTTGCCGTTCCAGCGGAACGGGCCGAGGGCCCAACCGTCGCCGTGGACCTGGATGTGATTCCACGGGCCCAGCACCAGCCAATTGTTGGCCTGGCGACCGGCCGCCTTCAGGGCCAGCCATGCGTGATTGGCGCCCCACATGTCTTCTTGATCCCAGAGACCCTGCGTCCAGAGCGTGGCGACTGCTCTCGGCGCTCGGGCAACGAGCAGCTTGTCGAGCGCCTGACTCTCCCAGTACTCGTCGTAGGCCGGATGGGCCATGGTGCGGACCACCCAGGGTAGCTGCTCGAGGCCGTGGACCCGCGCATAGTCACCGGTCGAGCCCACCCGCAACAGTTCATCATACTTGTCGTAACTGTCGCTCAGCGTCACCGCGCCCGCGCCGCGCTGCCCGGTCTGCATCTGGATATAGCCGAGCATGAGGTTACGAAAGGCCCCGTAGTGAAACCAATCATCCCCCATCCACGCATCGACCACCGGACCCTGCGGTACCACGGCCTTGAGCGCCGGATGCGGCTCGAGAAGGGCCATAACGGCCGTAAACCCGTCGTAGGACCCGCCGATCATACCCACGTGGCCATTCGTTTCCGGGGTGTTCTTCACCAACCAGTCAATGGTGTCCCAAGCGTCGGTCGCGTGGTCCACGGACGTGGGATTCGACGGCCCGCGCGGGGGACGGGTCATCACGTAGTCGCCTTCGGATCCGTATTTGCCGCGGACATCTTGGTGGACCCGGATGTAGCCCGCCTGCACGAGGTAGTCAGGGGTGGCCGAGGCCTCGTAGGGCGTCCGCTCCAATACGATGGCGGCATTCTTGGCGCCCTTGGGGATCATGATGATCGTGTGGAGCTTCACCCCGTCGCGCATCGGAATCAAGACGATCCGCTTGGCGTAGGCCAGATCGGGAACCTTGTTCTTGAAGGCCTTGGGGACATCGTTGAAGGTCTGGCTCACTGCCGCGCGCGCCGGTGTCGCCACCGCGCTGAGGCCGGCGGCCGCGACGAGGCCCAGGGCGAAGGATCGGATGTGCTGCGGGCTCATGGGGTGGTCCTTTTGGTCAGGTGACCTTCAGTAGTGCCTCGACCGCTTCGTATGGATCACAGGTCTTGTCCACGACTTGCAGCACCGCGTCGTCCAGCTGCTGCGTGCCCAACCGAAGCGCCAAATCCCGGAGGACCCGCTCCTGGAGGAGGATCTGGATTTCATTCCGCATCGCGTCCGCATGGCGCCGGCGCGCCTCGCCACTCTCCGCGGCCCAGGCCCGATGCTTGTCGATCGCGGCCATCAGGTCCTCGATGCCGGTTCCGTCCTTCGCCGAGGTCTTGACCACGGGTGGCTTCCACGCGAGCCGTGAGGCACCGAGGGTCAGCATCTGCGTCAGGTCCCTGACGGTCTCGTCCGCGCCGGGCCGATCGGCTTTGTTGACCACCAAGACATCGGCAATTTCCATGATGCCGGCTTTGATCGCCTGGATGTCGTCGCCCGCGCCTGGAATCGTCAGCAGGCAGACGGTATCAACGACCCGTGACACCTCGATCTCCTGCTGTCCAACCCCGACGGTCTCGACCAAGACGACATCGAAACCCAGCGCATCGAGCAGGCCGACGACTCGCTTCGTTGCCCGCGCCAGGCCTCCGGATGTGCCCCGGTTCGCCATGCTCCGAATGAACACACCCGCATCCAGGTAGCGATCCCGCATCCGGATCCGATCGCCGAGAATGGCGCCGCCGGTGTACGGGCTCGACGGATCCACGGCCACGACCGCGACGCGCTCAGCCGTTTGTCGGTACCCCGCCGTCATCGCCGAGACGAGGGTACTCTTTCCGGTCCCAGGAGGCCCGGTGAACCCGACCACGATGGCGCGGCCCGTTTGCGCGTAGGTCGCCCGGATGATGTCGGCCGCTTCGGGCTCCTCGTTCTCGACGATGGACAGGAGCCTCGCGATATACGCGATCCGGCCCTGCCGGGCGCCCTCGAGCAGCTGCCCGACGTCGTTCATCGCCTAACCACGCGCTGCCTGCCAGCGGGCACCACGGCGATGGCGGTGGCCTTGACCACCAGCGCCGGCTCTGCCAGCACGTTGGCGGCTGAATCGGACGGGTCGGCCAATTCGATGATCTTGTAGGCGGTGCACTCAAAGGTCCGCGAGGTGGTGCCGACCGCCCGAAGCGTGGCCCGGACTTCGAGGTAGTCCCCGCTCCGCACGGGGACGAGAAACTCGCTCTGCATCGCGCGCATCAGCCCTTCGTCGCCATCGTGCCGAATGAGCACCTCCGTCACTGCGTCTCCGAACAGCTGAAGAATGCGCGCGCCATCCACCAAGCCACCGGCATAGTGACCGTCGGCCGTGGACATCCGGAGCCGAATCAGACTCTCCATTGGAGCACTCATGTTAGGCCGACCTCGAAGCGAAGACCTGATCCCGGAGCTGGCGCCGGGCAATCTTGCCGATCCCCGTCCTCGGTAGGTCCGGCATGATATGAATCACTTTGGGGCGCTTGTAGCCGGCGAGTCGCTCGTGGCAAAACGACATCAACTCGACCGCGAGCGTGGTGGCGCCTGGCGACAGCGTCACGAACGCGTGAACCGCCTCGCCCCACCGGTCGTCGGGAACCCCGACCACGGCCGCCTCGCTCACGTGCGGATGGGTCAACAGCACGTTCTCGATCTCGGTCGGAATGACCGTGATGCCGCCAGTCTTGATCATCTCTTTGATCCGGCCCTCGAGGATCAGGAACCCCTCCTCGTCAAACCGACCGATATCACCGGTTCGCATCCCGCCCCCTCGCATGACCTGCGCCGTGGCCGACTTGTCCTGCCAATAGCCGGCAAACAAGGTCGGGCTCTCGGCGACGATCTCGCCGGATTCCTGCGGCCCCGGCACGCCGCCATCCGGGGTGAGCAGATAGAGTCGAGCACCGGTCATGGGGCGGCCCACGGTGCCGATCTTTCGGATCTGATCGGACGGGCTCATGACCGTGAGGCAGAGGTGTTCCATCATGCCGTAGAACTGAACGAATGCGACGCCGGGCATCCGCTCGATCAAGGCGGCAATCAGCGGTGCCGGCATCGTTTCCGACGCATAAGAAATCGTCCGCAGCGATGGCGGGATGGCGGTTGGAGCGACCTCCAGGAGGCGGCGAAGGGTCGTCGGCACCGCGTCGAAGTGAGTGACCTCCCAGATCCGGGTGGCCTCCCATACGGCGGGTGCGTTGAACTCCGGTAGGATGATATGGGTCGCGCGCACCAGCGTCAGCGGAATCAGGTGCTCCATGCACGACGAGAACAGCGGGAGGAAATGGAGCGTGCGTTCGCCGTCCCGGAGGCTGAGCTCGAGGCCCATGGTCAGGGCCGCCGCCAGCAGGCTCCCGTGCGTATGCACCGCCCCTTTGGAGCGTCCGGTCGAGCCCGAGGTAAAGAAAACGACGGCGGGATCAGCTGGAACGACCGGCGTCAGCGAATCGAGCGGCGTCGCCCGGGCCAAGTGGGTCGGGTAGGTATCTTCGAGAGAAAGCACGCAGTTAACGCCGGCGGCCTCGAGTGCGGTCCCGCACCCCTTGATCGCGGCGGCCTGGGATGGCCCGACGATCAGGACCTTCGGACGAATCTGCTCGAGCGCGACCAACGCGTCATTCCAGGTCCACCAGTGATCCAGCGGCGAGGTGATCGCGCCTAACATCGGAACCCCGAATAGCACCTCCACGAACTCCGGCCGGTTCGGGGCCCAATAGGCGACCCGGTCGCCCTTCTCGACGCCGAGCGTCGTCAGCGCCCCCGCCAGGCGGCGGGCCCGATCGTAGACCTCGGCGTAGCTCCACGCGGTACCGCCGTAGATTACCGCGTCGCGGCTCGGTTCGGACAGCGCCGCGCGCGCCAGCAGGGCATCCAGCCGCGGCGCGCTACCGCGTTCCGCCATCCTCACCGGCTGGCCTGCCACTGCCGAACGTATTCGACGATCTTGGCCGTCGGGGTGCCCGGGCCGAACACCTCGGCCACGCCAAACGCCTTGACCTTCGGAATGTCGGGTGGCGGAAGGATCCCGCCCATCACGACCAGCACGTCCTTGACCGCCTGGGCGCGAATGGCGCGACAGATCTCGTCGGCGAAGTGCAAGTGGGCTCCCGACAGGATGCTTAAGCCCAGCACGTCAGCGTCCTCTTCCACCACCGTGCGGGTGATCATCTCGGCGGTCTGGAAGATTCCGGTATAGATCACTTCCATGCCGGCGTCACGGAAGGCTCGGGCAATGATCTTCGCGCCCCGGTCATGCCCATCGAGTCCCGGCTTTGCCACCACGACACGTAACGGCTGTTGCTTCATGGGTCCTTGCCCCTCTCAGCGCGATTAGTAGACGATGGGCCCGCGATAGGTACCGAACACCTCGCGGAGTACATCGCACATCTCTCCCACGGTGGCTTGCGCTTTCACGGCCCGCGCCACGGCCGGCATCACGTTGTCGCCGGACGTGGCGGCCTGCTTGATGTCCTTAAGCGCGCTCGTCGTTTCGGCTTGGCCGCGCGAGCGCCGGATGCCCTGGGTCCGCTTGATCTGCCGTTCGCCGAGCCCCGGGTCGAGTTCGAACGGGTCGAACGGCAGCGCCTCCTCGGGGTCAATATGGACGTTCATCCCGACCATGAACTCCTTCTGGGTCTCCAAATCGTGCTGGAAAGCCGCCGCGGAGTCGGCAATGTGCCGTTGGATGAAGCCGTCCTCGATCGACTGGACCATGCCGCCGCGATCCAGGACCTGCCGAATCAACGCCTCGGCCTCTTCCTCGAGGCGGTTCGTCAGGTTCTCGACGTAGTAGGAGCCACCCAGCGGATCGACGACGTCGGCCACCCGGGTCTCGAGCGCCAGGATCTGTTGGGTGCGCACCGCGATCTTGATCGCGCCCTCGGAGGGAATCTGAAACGCCTCGTCCTTCGAGTTGGTGTGGAGCGACTGCGTCCCGCCGAGGATCGCCGCGAGCGCTTGGATCGCGGTCCGCGCGATGTTGTTGTCCGGCTGCTGCGCGGTCAGGCTGACCCCAGAGGTCTGACAATGGGCCCGCATCATCCAGGATCTCGGATCCTTGGTGCCGACCCAGTCCCGCATGATCCGCGCCCACAGCCGGCGCGATGCCCGGAGCTTGCAGATCTCCTCGAAGAAATCGTTCTGGATGTTCCAGAAAAACGAAATCCGCGGCGCCACCGCATCCGCCGATAGGCCGCGTGTCACGGCCTCGGTCACGTAGCAATGCCCCGCGGCGAGCGTGAAGGCGAGCTCCTGTACCGCGTTGGCGCCCGCATCGCGGATGTGATAGCCCGAGACGCTCACCGGGTTGTAGCGCGGCATCGTCTTGGCCGCATACTCCATCGTGTCGACGACCAGGCGCACCGCCTGGGCCGGCGGGTAGATGTACTCGTTTTGGGCGGTGTACTCCTTCAGAATATCGTTCTGACAGGTGCCGGTGATCTTCTCCTTCGCCACGCCTTGCTCTTGGCAGACCTGCTGATACATGCCGATCAGGACGAACGCCGAGGCATTGACTGTGTACGAGGTCGACACCTCGTCCAGCGGAATGTCCGCCATCAGCAACCGAACATCGTCGATCGTGTCCACGGCCACGCCGATCTTGCCGATTTCAGGCACCGCAATCGGATGATCGGAGTCGTAGCCCAGTAGCGTCGGCAGATCGAAGTCGGTCGACAATCCCGTCTCGCCGTGGGCGAGCAGGTACTTGTATCGCCCGTTGGTGTCTTCCGCGGTCCCGAACCCCGCCACTTGGCGGAGCGTCCACGGGCGGGCGCGGTGCATCGTGGCGTGCACGCCGCGGGTAAACGGGTACTCACCGGGAAGACCGATCACCTTGGCGGCATCGCCGCTCGGGACATCGGCGGCCGTGTAGACATCGTCAATCGGAAGGCCCGAAAGCGTCGTGAACGCTTCCTTCCGCTTCGGCAGCCGGTCGAGACTCGCGGCGAGGGTGGTGCGCTTCCAGGTCGCGGCATCGGTCGATGCCTCACCGTGCGACTTCGGCTCGGGCGGTTGGCTCATGTCACGCTCCTCTTCTCCCAAAACGGGGGTCGGACGGCAACTCGGGTAAGGTAGCGAAAGGGGTCGACAGGATCAAATGCTACTAATACCTCTTATGAGAGGCATTAGAAAGTGTTGTACGTCGGTTCTCAGGGTGAGCGGATGTCAGCGCGTCTAATGCTTCACATAAGAGCTATTAGTAGCATTTGATCCTACCGCCTGGTTTCGCTAGCTTGTCCGCGGTGCCGCTCAGACCCACCGCTGTCGGAGGTTCTCATGTCTGCTCGACCTGCGACGGTCGCTGCGACGATAGCCCGCTTCATCGCAGGACAAGGCGTCGGCCGGGTCTACACGTTGCCCGGCTCGCATGTGAAGCCGATCTGCAGTGAGTTGGCCCGGCTTGGAATTCGCATCGTCTCGGCGCGACACGAATGCGCCGCGGTCCACATGGCGCACGCTGAAGCAGACCTCACCGGACGAATCGGGATCGCTTTGGTGACGGCCGGACCGGGCCTTACCAATGCCGTCACGGGAATCGCGAGCGCCTATCTGTCGCGGACGCCGCTCCTGGTCATGTCGGCGCGGGTACCCGATCCGCAGGCGGGCATGGGAGCCCTCGAGGAGGTTCCGCAGGCTGACCTCGTACGTCCGGTGTGCCGTTACGTTCGGGAAATCTCCGAGGCGCGTCACGTACTGCCCGGCCTGCACATGGCCGCGACGATCGCGTTGGGCAGCGACGGACCACCGGGACCCGGGTACGTCGACTTCGCCCCGAACCTCCTCGCGCAGGAGATGCCGGACTGGTATCTCGACCGGCATTGGTTCATGCCGGTGGTCCGCCCTGCCCGCTTGCCTCACCATGATAGCATCGCGCTTGCCGCGCAACTTCTTCGCAGTAGTCGGCGGCCGCTCGCAATCGGCGGCCGGGGAGCGCTGGGAGCTGGAGCGGTGTTAGAGAGGTTCCTGCAGGCCTCCGGGTGCCTGTATTTGGACACCAGAGAGAGCCGCGGTGTGGTCCCTCCGGACAACCCTCACGCCGTACCCGCGCTGCGGGCCCGCGCGATGGCCGAAGCGGACTTGGTGATTACCCTTGGCAGACGCCTGGATTTCGAGCTCGCCTACGGCTCGGGTGCTGTCTTCTCCGAATCCGCGCGCTTCATTCGAATCGGTCGCAGTGCGGAGGAGCTGTCTGAGAACCGATGTGGCGACGTCGCCGTCTGCGCCGACGTGGACCGAGCCCTGGAGGCTCTCGCGAATTCCGGCGCTAGACCGGCGGAGGCCGATACGGCCTGGAAGGATGAGCTTATCGCTGCGAACGTCGAGAAGACGCGCATCAAGACGCCGAGCCTGACCACGCGGCCGCCGGGCGCCGACGGGCGGATGCATCCGCTGACGCTCATCGAGGCGATCAACCGAATCATTGACAGCGACACGATCTGCATCGTGGACGGCGGAGACATCCTGTCGTTCGCTCGGATTGGGCTTCGGACGTGGACCTATCTTGACCTGGGGCCGTTTGGATGTCTGGGGTCAGGGGTACCGTACGCCGTGGCTTCCGCTCTGGCGTTCCCTTCTCGGAGGACCATTGCCCTGATCGGCGACGGGGCATTCGGGTTTGGCGCGATGGAAGTCGAAACCGCAGTACGCACGAGCGCTCGGGCGCTCTTCGTGGTCGCGAACAACGACGCCTGGAACATCGAACGCCAAGATCAACTGATGAAGTATCCGGACCAGGATCTCGGGACTGAGCTATCGCCGTGCCGCTACGATCTGCTCGCCAGGTCGCTGGGGGCCCACGGGGAGCGCGTGGAGCGGGCCGTGGACCTGGCGGACGCGCTCGAGCGAGGCCTTGCCAACCTGCCGGCGGTCATCGATGTCGCGGTGACCCGCGATGCCGTGTCACCCGATACGAGGAGTGGACTGGCAAACGTCCCGCCGCTTCACGCAACCCAGTCCTGGGACGACGCGGAGCGACGGATGTTGGAGCGGCCTCCGCTCGGATGAAAAGCCCGGTCGCTCTGCGCTACCCACTATTGCGAGGACTCCAATGCTCCAGATCGACAAGCTCACCCACGTCTATCCGAACGGCACCCGTGCGCTCGACTCGGTGTCGATCGATGTCCCGCGCGGCATGTTCGGGCTCCTCGGCCCAAATGGCGCCGGCAAGTCGACGCTGATGCGCTGCATCGCCAGCTTGCAGGTGCCCACGTCGGGGGCGATCCGCTTCGACTCGATCGATGTCCTCGCGACACCCGACCTGCTGCGGCGCACCCTCGGCTACTTGCCCCAGGACTTTGGCGTCTACCCACGGGTCTCGGCCTACGAGATGCTCGATCATCTGGCCGTGCTCAAAGGCTATGGAGCCCGGGGGGAGCGGCGCGAGGTCGTTGAAGCGCTGCTGCACCAGGTCAACCTGTTCGATGTGCGGCAGAAGGCGCTGGCCGGCTTTTCCGGCGGCATGCGGCAGCGCTTTGGCATCGCCCAGGCCCTGATCGGCCAGCCGCAGCTCCTCATCGTCGATGAGCCGACGGCGGGTCTCGATCCGGAAGAAAGCAACCGGTTCTTGAACCTGCTCGCCGAGACCGCCGAAAACATCGTGGTGATCCTCTCGACCCACATCGTGCAGGACGTGACGGACCTGTGCCAGCGGCTCGCGATCATCGCCGGCGGTCGCATCGTGCGCGCAGGCGCACCTCTCGATCTCATCGCGGAGCTCCGGGGCCGGGTCTGGCGCAAGGCGATCGGGAAGTCCGAGCTCGAATCGCACCGGGCGGCCCACGAGGTCATCGCCACCCGGCTGTTTGGCGGCCGCACCCTGATCCACGTGCTGGCGGACGAGCATCCCGGCGAGGGCTTCGAGCCCGCTGAAGGCGGGCTCGAGGACGTGTACTTCTCGACGCTGTCGCCCAAGCGCCGCGCGGCTTGAGGCCCTGACATGCTACGTCACGTTGCGGGCTTCGAGCTGCGCTACCAGCTCAAGTCGCCGGCATTCTGGATCACTAGCCTGATCTTCTTCCTGCTGACCTTCTCGCTTGTCGGGGCCGACAATCTCCAGATCGGGTGGGGCGGCCAAGTGGTCCGAAACTCGCCCTATACGGTCGCGCTGGTCTCCTTCGTCATGGTGCTGTGGGCGATCTTCATCGTGACGGCCTTCGTGGCGAATGTCGTGGTGCGCGACGACGAGACCCAGTTCGGTCCGATCATCTACGCGACCCCGCTCTCGCGGTTCGACTACTTGTTCGGGCGCTTTACCGGTGCCTTCGGGGCCGGGTGCCTCGCGTTCCTGAGCGTGCCGCTCGGCATCATGATCAGCGCCGCGATGCCGTGGCTCGATCCCGAGACGGTCGGTCCCTTCCGGCTCGGCGACTACCTGTACGTGTACTTCGTCCTCTGCGTGCCGACGCTATTCATCATGAGCGCGGGTCTCTTTGCTTTGGCAACGGCGGCGCGTTCGATGTTCGCCACCTACATCGGGGCGCTCGTCGTCATCATGCTCTACCTCGTGACGGTGATTTACTTCCGGCGAGCTGAGTATGCTTCCACGGCCGCGTTGCTCGATCCGTTCGGTCTGTCGGCCCTGCGCGCGGTGACCCGGAACTGGACCCCGAGCGAGCGGAACGTGCTGTTGCCGCCGATGCAGGGGGCGATGCTCCAGAACCGCGCGTTCTGGCTCGCCGTGAGTTTTGCCCTGCTCGGGTTCGCGTGGCGGGTGTTTCGCCCGGAGCGCCGATGGCTGGCCAAGGGGCGCAAGGTGGACCGCGGGGCGCAGGGCGTCGGGCCGGCGGTTGCGCCGGCGCGCCGGCTTCCCGCCGGACCGTCTTCGCATCGCGACTTGGGTTGGGGGCCCCTCGCCGCGTTGACCCGATTCGACATGCTGACCGCACTTCGGAGCCCCGCCTACGTGATCATGCTCGGCATCGCGTTCATCAACGCGATCGTCGGGTTGTGGCTGGCCGGCGATGACTCGGTGAGCACGATCTTCCCGGTCACCCGCGTCATGATTCAGACCCTCATCGAGCAGTTTACGGTCATCCCGCTGGTTATCGCCGCCTACTACGCTGGTGAACTCGTCTGGCGCGACCGTGAGCTACGGGTGCACGAGATCGTCGACGCGACGCCGGCGTCGGATGTGGCGTTCTTCGTGCCGAAGATCCTCGCAATCGCGATCGTGCTGTTCTCGACGGCGCTCATCAGCGTCGCCGCCGCGGTCTCGGTCCAGGCGCTCAAGGGCTACACCACGTTCGAATTCAGCCACTACCTCATGTGGTATGTGCTGCCGTGGCTCGTCAACATGGTGCTCTACGCCGTGCTCGCGGTGTTCGTCCAGACCCTCGTGCCGCACAAGTTCGTGGGTCTCTTGGTCATGCTGCTCTTCATCGTCGCGCAGCTGACGCTCGCGGGGCTCGGTTTCGAGCATAACCTCTACCGTTATGGCTCGACCCCGCCGGTGCCGCTCTCGGACATGAACGGCCAGGGCCCGTTCGCCGGGTATGCCGCCTGGTTCCACGCGTACTGGACGGCGGGCGCCACGGTCCTCGCCGTACTCGCCTACGCGCTGTGGCGACGGGGCGTGTCTGCGCCACTGCTCGTCCGCCTGAAGGGTGTCCCGGCCCGGCTGGCCGGGCCGGCGGGGTGGATCATGACCACCGCCGCCGTCGTCATGGCGGCCCTCGGCGGGTTCATTTACTACAACACCAACATCGTCAACGAGTATCGGACCTTCCTCGACAGTGAGCGGTGGCTCGCGGCGCACGAGAAGGCGCGAGCCGCCTTTGCATCCGCACCGCAGCCGCGGATCACGGACGTGACCCTCGCGATCGACATCTTTCCAGAGGAGCCCAGGGTCGTCACCCGCGGCACCTACGTCATCGAGAACCGCACGGACTCGGCATTGAGCCAGGTGCACGTGTCATGGCCGCACGCGCTCGAGGTGAAGTCATTCATCGGCCCGATCGACGTGGGCGCGCTCCAGATGCGCTCGCTCGAGGTCACCGGCGCCCGCCTGACGCGCGAGCTGCCGGATATGAACTACCGGATCTATACGTTCGACGTACCCCTCGCACCCGGCAAGCGGCGCGAGATCCGCTTTGAGACCGTCCGCGAGCAGCACGGGTTCCGCAACTCGAACAACGAGAC encodes:
- a CDS encoding CocE/NonD family hydrolase, translated to MSPQHIRSFALGLVAAAGLSAVATPARAAVSQTFNDVPKAFKNKVPDLAYAKRIVLIPMRDGVKLHTIIMIPKGAKNAAIVLERTPYEASATPDYLVQAGYIRVHQDVRGKYGSEGDYVMTRPPRGPSNPTSVDHATDAWDTIDWLVKNTPETNGHVGMIGGSYDGFTAVMALLEPHPALKAVVPQGPVVDAWMGDDWFHYGAFRNLMLGYIQMQTGQRGAGAVTLSDSYDKYDELLRVGSTGDYARVHGLEQLPWVVRTMAHPAYDEYWESQALDKLLVARAPRAVATLWTQGLWDQEDMWGANHAWLALKAAGRQANNWLVLGPWNHIQVHGDGWALGPFRWNGNTAIQYRRDILMPFFDEHLRGGPPAKLAPVTVFNTGEDRWERFESWPTVCERGCAGGMTPLYTTTGFSLSFEQPTVSDGGDPYISDPAKPVPFMPRPVRDPFGSMTSETLGSSYDPWSKWLVQDQRFVDGRPDVLAYETAVLTEPVRVQGIPVADIRAMTTGSDGDFVVKLIDVYPAQMPAQPQLGGYQLPISMDIFRGRYRESFSNPTAIPANTAQRYRFDLPNVNHVFKPGHRIMVQIQSTLFPLYDRNPQTFVPNIFFAKPADYRKAEITILRSKAQPTAVWLPVVH
- the meaB gene encoding methylmalonyl Co-A mutase-associated GTPase MeaB, whose amino-acid sequence is MNDVGQLLEGARQGRIAYIARLLSIVENEEPEAADIIRATYAQTGRAIVVGFTGPPGTGKSTLVSAMTAGYRQTAERVAVVAVDPSSPYTGGAILGDRIRMRDRYLDAGVFIRSMANRGTSGGLARATKRVVGLLDALGFDVVLVETVGVGQQEIEVSRVVDTVCLLTIPGAGDDIQAIKAGIMEIADVLVVNKADRPGADETVRDLTQMLTLGASRLAWKPPVVKTSAKDGTGIEDLMAAIDKHRAWAAESGEARRRHADAMRNEIQILLQERVLRDLALRLGTQQLDDAVLQVVDKTCDPYEAVEALLKVT
- a CDS encoding 3-aminobutyryl-CoA ammonia lyase — encoded protein: MESLIRLRMSTADGHYAGGLVDGARILQLFGDAVTEVLIRHDGDEGLMRAMQSEFLVPVRSGDYLEVRATLRAVGTTSRTFECTAYKIIELADPSDSAANVLAEPALVVKATAIAVVPAGRQRVVRR
- a CDS encoding long-chain fatty acid--CoA ligase; its protein translation is MAERGSAPRLDALLARAALSEPSRDAVIYGGTAWSYAEVYDRARRLAGALTTLGVEKGDRVAYWAPNRPEFVEVLFGVPMLGAITSPLDHWWTWNDALVALEQIRPKVLIVGPSQAAAIKGCGTALEAAGVNCVLSLEDTYPTHLARATPLDSLTPVVPADPAVVFFTSGSTGRSKGAVHTHGSLLAAALTMGLELSLRDGERTLHFLPLFSSCMEHLIPLTLVRATHIILPEFNAPAVWEATRIWEVTHFDAVPTTLRRLLEVAPTAIPPSLRTISYASETMPAPLIAALIERMPGVAFVQFYGMMEHLCLTVMSPSDQIRKIGTVGRPMTGARLYLLTPDGGVPGPQESGEIVAESPTLFAGYWQDKSATAQVMRGGGMRTGDIGRFDEEGFLILEGRIKEMIKTGGITVIPTEIENVLLTHPHVSEAAVVGVPDDRWGEAVHAFVTLSPGATTLAVELMSFCHERLAGYKRPKVIHIMPDLPRTGIGKIARRQLRDQVFASRSA
- a CDS encoding cobalamin B12-binding domain-containing protein, giving the protein MKQQPLRVVVAKPGLDGHDRGAKIIARAFRDAGMEVIYTGIFQTAEMITRTVVEEDADVLGLSILSGAHLHFADEICRAIRAQAVKDVLVVMGGILPPPDIPKVKAFGVAEVFGPGTPTAKIVEYVRQWQASR
- a CDS encoding methylmalonyl-CoA mutase, with protein sequence MSQPPEPKSHGEASTDAATWKRTTLAASLDRLPKRKEAFTTLSGLPIDDVYTAADVPSGDAAKVIGLPGEYPFTRGVHATMHRARPWTLRQVAGFGTAEDTNGRYKYLLAHGETGLSTDFDLPTLLGYDSDHPIAVPEIGKIGVAVDTIDDVRLLMADIPLDEVSTSYTVNASAFVLIGMYQQVCQEQGVAKEKITGTCQNDILKEYTAQNEYIYPPAQAVRLVVDTMEYAAKTMPRYNPVSVSGYHIRDAGANAVQELAFTLAAGHCYVTEAVTRGLSADAVAPRISFFWNIQNDFFEEICKLRASRRLWARIMRDWVGTKDPRSWMMRAHCQTSGVSLTAQQPDNNIARTAIQALAAILGGTQSLHTNSKDEAFQIPSEGAIKIAVRTQQILALETRVADVVDPLGGSYYVENLTNRLEEEAEALIRQVLDRGGMVQSIEDGFIQRHIADSAAAFQHDLETQKEFMVGMNVHIDPEEALPFDPFELDPGLGERQIKRTQGIRRSRGQAETTSALKDIKQAATSGDNVMPAVARAVKAQATVGEMCDVLREVFGTYRGPIVY
- a CDS encoding thiamine pyrophosphate-binding protein, which encodes MSARPATVAATIARFIAGQGVGRVYTLPGSHVKPICSELARLGIRIVSARHECAAVHMAHAEADLTGRIGIALVTAGPGLTNAVTGIASAYLSRTPLLVMSARVPDPQAGMGALEEVPQADLVRPVCRYVREISEARHVLPGLHMAATIALGSDGPPGPGYVDFAPNLLAQEMPDWYLDRHWFMPVVRPARLPHHDSIALAAQLLRSSRRPLAIGGRGALGAGAVLERFLQASGCLYLDTRESRGVVPPDNPHAVPALRARAMAEADLVITLGRRLDFELAYGSGAVFSESARFIRIGRSAEELSENRCGDVAVCADVDRALEALANSGARPAEADTAWKDELIAANVEKTRIKTPSLTTRPPGADGRMHPLTLIEAINRIIDSDTICIVDGGDILSFARIGLRTWTYLDLGPFGCLGSGVPYAVASALAFPSRRTIALIGDGAFGFGAMEVETAVRTSARALFVVANNDAWNIERQDQLMKYPDQDLGTELSPCRYDLLARSLGAHGERVERAVDLADALERGLANLPAVIDVAVTRDAVSPDTRSGLANVPPLHATQSWDDAERRMLERPPLG
- a CDS encoding ABC transporter ATP-binding protein; the encoded protein is MLQIDKLTHVYPNGTRALDSVSIDVPRGMFGLLGPNGAGKSTLMRCIASLQVPTSGAIRFDSIDVLATPDLLRRTLGYLPQDFGVYPRVSAYEMLDHLAVLKGYGARGERREVVEALLHQVNLFDVRQKALAGFSGGMRQRFGIAQALIGQPQLLIVDEPTAGLDPEESNRFLNLLAETAENIVVILSTHIVQDVTDLCQRLAIIAGGRIVRAGAPLDLIAELRGRVWRKAIGKSELESHRAAHEVIATRLFGGRTLIHVLADEHPGEGFEPAEGGLEDVYFSTLSPKRRAA